The following coding sequences lie in one Anolis carolinensis isolate JA03-04 unplaced genomic scaffold, rAnoCar3.1.pri scaffold_11, whole genome shotgun sequence genomic window:
- the rab27a gene encoding ras-related protein Rab-27A isoform X3, producing MSDGDYDYLIKFLALGDSGVGKTSFLFQYTDGKFNSKFITTVGIDFREKRVVYRSNGPDGVSGRGQRIHLQLWDTAGQERFRSLTTAFFRDAMGFLLLFDLTNEQSFLNIRNWMTQLQTHAYCENPDVVLCGNKSDQEEQRAVKDEDAKALAEKYGIPYFETSAASGTNISKAIETLLDLIMKRMERS from the exons ATGTCTGATGGGGACTACGATTACCTCATCAAGTTCCTAGCCCTGGGGGACTCGGGCGTCGGGAAGACCAGCTTCCTCTTCCAGTACACCGATGGCAAGTTCAACTCTAAATTCATCACGACGGTGGGCATTGACTTCCGAGAGAAGAGAGTG GTGTACCGCTCCAATGGGCCAGACGGAGTGAGTGGCCGTGGACAGAGGATACACTTGCAGCTGTGGGACACGGCTGGGCAAGAAAG GTTCCGCAGCTTGACCACGGCCTTCTTCAGGGACGCCatgggcttcctcctcctcttcgacTTGACCAACGAGCAAAGCTTCCTCAATATCCGGAACTGGATGA CCCAGCTGCAAACACACGCCTATTGCGAGAACCCAGACGTGGTCCTATGTGGGAACAAGAGCGACCAGGAGGAGCAGCGGGCTGTGAAGGATGAGGACGCCAAGGCCCTGGCCGAAAAATATGG GATCCCATACTTCGAGACCAGCGCAGCCAGCGGGACCAACATCAGCAAGGCTATCGAGACGCTGCTGGACCTGATCATGAAGCGCATGGAGCG ATCATAA
- the rab27a gene encoding ras-related protein Rab-27A isoform X1 encodes MSDGDYDYLIKFLALGDSGVGKTSFLFQYTDGKFNSKFITTVGIDFREKRVVYRSNGPDGVSGRGQRIHLQLWDTAGQERFRSLTTAFFRDAMGFLLLFDLTNEQSFLNIRNWMTQLQTHAYCENPDVVLCGNKSDQEEQRAVKDEDAKALAEKYGIPYFETSAASGTNISKAIETLLDLIMKRMERCVDKSWIPEGVVQSNGHSSAERLGQEPEKSRCGC; translated from the exons ATGTCTGATGGGGACTACGATTACCTCATCAAGTTCCTAGCCCTGGGGGACTCGGGCGTCGGGAAGACCAGCTTCCTCTTCCAGTACACCGATGGCAAGTTCAACTCTAAATTCATCACGACGGTGGGCATTGACTTCCGAGAGAAGAGAGTG GTGTACCGCTCCAATGGGCCAGACGGAGTGAGTGGCCGTGGACAGAGGATACACTTGCAGCTGTGGGACACGGCTGGGCAAGAAAG GTTCCGCAGCTTGACCACGGCCTTCTTCAGGGACGCCatgggcttcctcctcctcttcgacTTGACCAACGAGCAAAGCTTCCTCAATATCCGGAACTGGATGA CCCAGCTGCAAACACACGCCTATTGCGAGAACCCAGACGTGGTCCTATGTGGGAACAAGAGCGACCAGGAGGAGCAGCGGGCTGTGAAGGATGAGGACGCCAAGGCCCTGGCCGAAAAATATGG GATCCCATACTTCGAGACCAGCGCAGCCAGCGGGACCAACATCAGCAAGGCTATCGAGACGCTGCTGGACCTGATCATGAAGCGCATGGAGCGGTGCGTGGACAAGTCCTGGATCCCGGAGGGGGTGGTGCAGTCCAACGGGCACAGCTCCGCGGAGCGCCTGGGCCAAGAGCCGGAGAAGAGCAGGTGTGGCTGCTGA
- the rab27a gene encoding ras-related protein Rab-27A isoform X2, giving the protein MSDGDYDYLIKFLALGDSGVGKTSFLFQYTDGKFNSKFITTVGIDFREKRVVYRSNGPDGVSGRGQRIHLQLWDTAGQERFRSLTTAFFRDAMGFLLLFDLTNEQSFLNIRNWMTQLQTHAYCENPDVVLCGNKSDQEEQRAVKDEDAKALAEKYGIPYFETSAASGTNISKAIETLLDLIMKRMERCVDKSWIPEGVVQSNGHSSAERLGQEPEKSRS; this is encoded by the exons ATGTCTGATGGGGACTACGATTACCTCATCAAGTTCCTAGCCCTGGGGGACTCGGGCGTCGGGAAGACCAGCTTCCTCTTCCAGTACACCGATGGCAAGTTCAACTCTAAATTCATCACGACGGTGGGCATTGACTTCCGAGAGAAGAGAGTG GTGTACCGCTCCAATGGGCCAGACGGAGTGAGTGGCCGTGGACAGAGGATACACTTGCAGCTGTGGGACACGGCTGGGCAAGAAAG GTTCCGCAGCTTGACCACGGCCTTCTTCAGGGACGCCatgggcttcctcctcctcttcgacTTGACCAACGAGCAAAGCTTCCTCAATATCCGGAACTGGATGA CCCAGCTGCAAACACACGCCTATTGCGAGAACCCAGACGTGGTCCTATGTGGGAACAAGAGCGACCAGGAGGAGCAGCGGGCTGTGAAGGATGAGGACGCCAAGGCCCTGGCCGAAAAATATGG GATCCCATACTTCGAGACCAGCGCAGCCAGCGGGACCAACATCAGCAAGGCTATCGAGACGCTGCTGGACCTGATCATGAAGCGCATGGAGCGGTGCGTGGACAAGTCCTGGATCCCGGAGGGGGTGGTGCAGTCCAACGGGCACAGCTCCGCGGAGCGCCTGGGCCAAGAGCCGGAGAAGAGCAG ATCATAA
- the rsl24d1 gene encoding probable ribosome biogenesis protein RLP24 — translation MRVERCYFCSGPVYPGHGVLFVRNDCKAFRFCRSKCHKGFKKKRNPRKVRWTKAFRKASGKELATDNSFEFEKRRNEPVKYQRELWNKTVDAMKKVEEIKQKRQAKFILNRLKKGKELQKAQDIKEVKQNIHLIRAPHAGKAKQLEEKMVQQLQDTVEMEDAS, via the exons ATGCGCGTGGAGCGGTGCTACTTCTGCTCGGGGCCGGTCTACCCGGGCCACGGGGTGCTCTTCGTGCGCAACGACTGCAAGGCCTTCCGCTTCTGCCGCTCCAAGTGCCACAAGGGCTTCAAGAAGAAGCGCAACCCCCGGAAGGTGCGATGGACCAAGGCCTTCCGCAAGGCCTCCGGGAAGGAGCTGGCCACG GATAATTCATTCGAGTTCGAGAAGCGGAGAAATGAGCCGGTGAAATACCAGCGAGAGCTTTGGAACAAGACAG TGGATGCGATGAAGAAAGTGGAGGAGATCAAGCAAAAGCGTCAAGCCAAGTTCATCCTGAACAG gttaaagaaagggaaagagctGCAGAAGGCCCAAGACATCAAGGAGGTCAAGCAGAACATCCACCTCATCCGGGCTCCGCACGCAG GCAAAGCCAAGCAGCTGGAAGAGAAGATGGTGCAGCAGTTACAGGACACAGTGGAGATGGAGGACGCCTCCTAG